A genome region from Triticum aestivum cultivar Chinese Spring chromosome 2B, IWGSC CS RefSeq v2.1, whole genome shotgun sequence includes the following:
- the LOC123043731 gene encoding F-box/kelch-repeat protein SKIP6, which yields MSAASASSPQPPEAIRGTLIPVLPDDLAVQCIALLPRAAHPTLALVSRALHGLLCLHPEPLLAARRRLGRSDPHIVISVRPPYSASPRFFLLLPHPGWPPLPLPSPPIPVSSSSAVAVNGHRLYLVGGSVAGIPASSVQILDTRTRSWSIGPRLSSPREFAAAAVLPGLLFVAGGCVPSSPFWAEALDLASPHARWSPVPSPDHLREKWMHGCVSLAGKVLAVADRGGLVYDPAAPPGEAWAPVSPVLDMGWKGRAAVVGGILYSYDYMGQVKGYDPDTDTWNTVEGLEKELPRFLCGATLANVGGLLYLIWEGKWKGKSSKGEGKVKDMVVIEWATIEVTRVEEGRLSGKVISRDTAVFTDMPGGSAITHCISLDL from the coding sequence ATGTCCGCCGCATCCGCCTCTTCGCCCCAGCCGCCGGAGGCCATCCGCGGAACCCTCATCCCCGTTCTGCCCGACGACCTGGCCGTCCAGTGCATCGCGCTCCTCCCGCGCGCCGCGCATCCAACCCTCGCCCTCGTCTCCCGCGCTCTGCacggcctcctctgcctccacccggagcccctcctcgccgcccggcgccgcctcgGCCGCTCCGACCCCCACATCGTCATCTCGGTCCGGCCGCCCTACTCCGCGTCCCCTCGCTTCTTCCTGCTGCTGCCGCATCCCGGGTGGCCCCctctgcccctcccctcccctccgatCCCCGTCTCCTCCTCCTCGGCGGTCGCCGTCAACGGGCACCGGCTCTACCTCGTCGGCGGATCCGTGGCCGGGATCCCCGCTTCGTCGGTGCAAATCCTGGACACCCGCACCAGATCCTGGTCCATCGGCCCGCGCCTCTCCTCCCCGCGGGAGTTCGCTGCCGCCGCGGTCCTTCCCGGTCTGCTATTCGTCGCCGGAGGCTGTGTTCCGTCGTCTCCCTTCTGGGCCGAGGCTCTCGACCTTGCCTCCCCACACGCCAGGTGGTCCCCCGTCCCCAGCCCAGACCACCTCCGGGAGAAGTGGATGCACGGCTGCGTGTCGCTCGCCGGGAAGGTCCTTGCGGTGGCCGACCGCGGCGGCTTGGTCTACGACCCGGCGGCGCCACCTGGTGAGGCGTGGGCGCCAGTCTCTCCGGTCCTGGACATGGGGTGGAAGGGCCGTGCTGCTGTGGTCGGTGGAATCCTCTACTCCTACGATTACATGGGACAGGTCAAGGGCTATGATCCAGACACTGATACCTGGAACACGGTGGAAGGGTTGGAGAAGGAGCTGCCGAGGTTCCTTTGTGGTGCCACTCTTGCCAATGTCGGCGGACTGCTCTACCTAATCTGGGAAGGGAAGTGGAAAGGGAAATCTAGTAAGGGAGAAGGCAAAGTGAAGGACATGGTGGTGATTGAATGGGCTACCATTGAGGTGACGAGGGTTGAAGAGGGGCGGTTAAGTGGGAAGGTAATATCCAGGGATACTGCTGTGTTCACAGACATGCCGGGGGGTTCTGCGATCACACATTGCATTTCGTTGGATCTATGA